The Planctellipticum variicoloris DNA window TGGCTCATTGTGCGTCTTGCCAATTGCGCGATCCAAGTCGCCCAACAGCTTTCAGGCGGCCTGCTTCACTAGCCACGACCCACTATCCACCAGCCACTTCTTCTCCCCCTCACTTGAGCAGCCGCGGCAATTGAAGTTTCAGGTCCTGGACGCTCGTGTTGCGGCTTTCGACGATTCCCTGAGCGTTCACCAGCAGCATCGTCGGCAGCGAGATCACGCCGTATTGAATCGCGGCGGGACTCTCCAGACCTTTCCCTTCGTAGATGTGCGGCCAGGGGACTTTGTGAGTCTGGATGTATTCGGCGACCGGTTTGGGGTCCATGTCGAGGCAGACGCCGACAATTTCGAAGCCCTTGGGCTTGTACGCCTGGTAGAGCTGCCGCAGTTCGGGGAGATCTTCGGTGCAGGGAACGCAGTTGGTGGCCCAGTAAATGACCAGGACGGTCTTGCCGCGGAGTTTCGCAACGTCCAGCGTCCCTTCACCCAGCATCGGGCCGGACAGGGCGAGAGACTTCCCCTTCAGCTCCAGGCGGCGGATCGCACCTTCGGCGCGGCGAACCGCCGAGGAGTCGACCTTCAATGCCGCCAGGCGGCGATACCATTCGAGAGCTTCCTTGGTGCGGCTGTTAAATTCCTCGGTGACGGCGAGCTGCAGCATGGCGTCCGGGGCGTCTTCGGATTCGGGATGCTTTTTGACGAACGCCGCCAGCGACTCCAGCCACTGCTTCTGCAGTTCGGTTCGCTTTTCCGTTTCCTGCACTGCCATGATCTGCAGCGTGTATTCCGACTGAAGCACGCGGAATTCCGCATAGGAAACCAGTTTCGACTCGGGACTCGATTTCCGCAGATCGGTTTCGAGCTTCTTGAGCTGCGACAGGCCCTCGACATCGCCCCCTGTCTGGACGGCGGCCGCCAGCCCGTCAACGAGCTGCCGCAGCCACATTTCCTTCTCTTCAGCGCCCTCGGCCTGCTTGTAGAGGCCGAGGATCAGCTCGGCCCGCCGGGCGTTGTATTTGGCGACGTCTTCCCGCGTGGCGCCGGCTTGCGGCTGGGCGTCATCCAGCTTCTGCAGATCCGTCAGCAGCTTCTGCATCTCGGGCGAGGGGGCGT harbors:
- a CDS encoding thioredoxin-like domain-containing protein; the protein is MSSRRRWWQFGLAIVGCCGTTGIAAAADTPPLATVFAYKPSQKDVECESPAVADYPKCKVDVERRGKVSGWVVFGPGGQVVRRFVDTDGDGSVDQWRYYNLGMEVFRDIDTNKNNKADQCRWVNFAGSRWGIDTNEDGRIDQWKHLSAAEASREAINAIAAGDMPALQSLMINAEDLRSLGVARETAAKLLEASGGAVKTISASKSKLLGAGTKWMRFDAQMPSLIPGDDERAGKDLLVYENAMVIVENGGASGLVQLGEMVLVGDVWKLTQAPLPIEGTETIAAGGILMQPVLSAGAPTGGNAPSPEMQKLLTDLQKLDDAQPQAGATREDVAKYNARRAELILGLYKQAEGAEEKEMWLRQLVDGLAAAVQTGGDVEGLSQLKKLETDLRKSSPESKLVSYAEFRVLQSEYTLQIMAVQETEKRTELQKQWLESLAAFVKKHPESEDAPDAMLQLAVTEEFNSRTKEALEWYRRLAALKVDSSAVRRAEGAIRRLELKGKSLALSGPMLGEGTLDVAKLRGKTVLVIYWATNCVPCTEDLPELRQLYQAYKPKGFEIVGVCLDMDPKPVAEYIQTHKVPWPHIYEGKGLESPAAIQYGVISLPTMLLVNAQGIVESRNTSVQDLKLQLPRLLK